In the Nerophis ophidion isolate RoL-2023_Sa linkage group LG01, RoL_Noph_v1.0, whole genome shotgun sequence genome, one interval contains:
- the dynll1 gene encoding dynein light chain 1, cytoplasmic has product MSDRKAVIKNADMSEDMQQDAVECATQALEKYNIEKDIAAYIKKEFDKKYNPTWHCIVGRNFGSYVTHETKHFIYFYLGQVAILLFKSG; this is encoded by the exons ATGTCTGACAGGAAGGCGGTGATCAAGAACGCTGACATGTCTGAGGACATGCAGCAGGATGCGGTGGAGTGTGCCACACAGGCCCTGGAGAAGTACAACATCGAGAAAGACATCGCCGCCTATatcaagaag GAGTTTGACAAGAAATACAACCCAACATGGCATTGTATCGTTGGAAGGAACTTTGGCAGCTATGTGACTCACGAGACCAAACACTTCATCTACTTCTACTTGGGCCAGGTGGCCATTCTGCTCTTCAAGTCTGGATGA
- the polb gene encoding DNA polymerase beta — MSKRKAPQESLNEGITDFLVELANYEKNVNRAIHKYNAYRKAASTIAKYPNKIRNGEEAKKLDGVGAKIAEKIDEFLQTGTLRKLEKIRNDDTSSSINFLTRVTGIGPAAARKFFEEGVKSLEDLKKIEHKLNHHQKIGLQYFEDFEKRIPRAEMEKMETLILGELGKIDPVYIGTICGSYRRGAASSGDIDILLTHPDFTSQTEKKQPKLLHAVVEHLESIGFVTDTLSKGDTKFMGVCQLQQGDEDEEEYLHRRIDIRLIPKDQYYCGVLYFTGSDIFNKNMRTHALEKGFTLNEYTLRPLGVTGVAGEPLLVDSEKDIFDYIQYKYKEPKDRSE; from the exons ATGAGCAAGAGAAAAGCCCCGCAAGAGTCCCTAAACGAAGGAATAACAGACTTTCTTGTGG AGCTGGCCAACTACGAAAAGAACGTCAACAGGGCAATTCACAAGTACAATGCTTACAG GAAAGCAGCCTCAACAATTGCCAAGTATCCTAATAAGATCAGAAATGGTGAAGAAGCCAAGAAGCTG GATGGAGTGGGTGCTAAAATAGCTGAAAAGATTGATGAGTTCCTACAGACAGGGACTCTACGGAAATTGGAAAAA ATTCGAAATGATGACACCAGCTCTTCCATCAATTTTCTCACAAGAGTAACCGGAATCGG CCCAGCAGCTGCCAGGAAGTTTTTTGAAGAAGGCGTAAAGAGTCTTGAAG ATTTGAAGAAGATTGAGCACAAGCTTAACCACCACCAGAAGATTGGACTCCA ATATTTTGAAGACTTTGAAAAAAGGATTCCGCGAGCTGAAATGGAAAAGATGGAG ACACTTATTCTTGGAGAGTTGGGGAAGATTGATCCAGTCTACATAGGGACAATATGTGGAAGTTACAGGAGAG GCGCTGCCTCCAGTGGTGATATTGATATCTTGCTGACCCACCCTGACTTCACCTCTCAGACTGAAAAGAAGCAA CCTAAGCTTCTTCATGCTGTGGTAGAACATTTGGAGTCTATTGGTTTTGTGACTGACACTCTATCCAAAGGGGACACCAAGTTCATG GGTGTCTGCCAGCTGCAGCAAGGAGATGAAGATGAGGAAGAATACCTTCACAGGCGTATTGATATCAG GTTAATCCCAAAGGACCAGTACTACTGTGGTGTTTTGTATTTCACTGGGAGTGATATCTTCAATAAAAACATGAGAACCCATGCTTTGGAGAAGGGCTTCACACTCAACGAGTACACCTTAAGACCACTTGGGGTCACTG GTGTGGCAGGGGAGCCTCTTTTGGTGGATAGTGAAAAAGACATCTTTGATTACATCCAATACAAATACAAAGAGCCGAAGGATCGAAGTGAATAA
- the enkd1 gene encoding enkurin domain-containing protein 1: MCEGRSSICGPIPPDPSLFPQYYNRPASAQDLREGIRGGTLALLSGPLAPDPVLHPDCYNARSSAHHPRISPNASHIQERGQRGVIRELLKLDIFPTTEISKPKERKSDFRKENVRRLRDIQRRCKELEAERARSTPVKALWTSPKYQDVPSKFMTHLQVTSPTVKPQCQDFLRSHSNNKCQPMPRPRSASSVNLQRSKSCSPIGEDNVQLQVKGQSIDFIKYNAKAAGKTMQRSQSLINLRDKPVPSAVIGQVPHYLEERKKQWREEEERRKKKAVNPAIPPGHTLMADSERQDTLKSLKESHRTLVTELLLLPLKADNLGVRSRRAHLDRKLSEIEEAIKIFSRDKVYVKINS, encoded by the exons CTCAAGATCTCCGAGAGGGAATCAGAGGCGGCACATTAGCCCTACTCTCAGGACCCCTGGCTCCAGATCCTGTTCTGCACCCTGACTGCTACAACGCTCGTAGCTCGGCACATCACCCACGTATCAGCCCCAATGCCTCCCACATCCAGGAACGAGGTCAGAGAGGTGTCATAAGGGAGCTACTTAAACTGGACATATTTCCCACAACAGAGATTTCTAAACCAA AAGAACGCAAGAGTGACTTTCGCAAAGAGAATGTCCGTCGTCTTCGGGATATCCAGAGACGTTGTAAAGAACTAGAAGCAGAGAGAGCCCGTTCAACTCCAGTCAAAGCTCTCTGGACTTCACCCAAATACCAGGATGTTCCTTCCAAGTTCATGACACATCTACAG GTTACCAGTCCGACTGTCAAACCGCAGTGTCAGGACTTCCTAAGGAGTCATTCTAACAATAAATGCCAGCCCATGCCCAGGCCACGCTCAGCGTCCTCTGTCAACTTGCAACGCTCCAAGTCTTGTTCACCTATAGGAGAGGACAATGTGCAA TTGCAGGTTAAAGGTCAGAGCATAGACTTCATCAAGTACAATGCCAAAGCTGCTGGAAAGACGATGCAAAGATCTCAGTCGCTGATAAACCTTCGAGACAAACCAGTACCCAGCGCTGTCATAGGCCAGGTGCCTCACTA CTTAGAGGAGAGGAAGAAGCAGTGGCGTGAAGAGGAGGAGCGGAGGAAGAAGAAAGCAGTAAATCCTGCCATTCCACCTGGTCACACTTTGATGGCTGACAGCGAGAGGCAGGACACTCTAAAGTCTCTCAAAGAGA GCCACCGCACCCTAGTGACAGAGCTGCTACTGCTGCCTCTCAAAGCTGACAATTTGGGCGTCCGCTCACGCCGGGCTCATCTTGATAGGAAACTTTCTGAGATCGAAGAGGCCATTAAAATATTTTCCAGAGATAAGGTTTATGTCAAAATAAATTCCTAA